From the Thermotoga sp. genome, the window TGAACGTCACTTCGGGAGCCACAAAGCAGTAATCCTCTATCGTTGATAGTGCGGTGATGTAAGCGTTCGTTTCTATTTTCACGTACTTTCCGATCTTCGTTTTGTTCTCTACAGTCACTCCTTTTCCTACCACGGTGTGATCTCCTATTTCCACTTCTTCTCTTATTACCACAAGATCCCCCACGAACACGAAATCCCCCAACACACTTCCGCGGTATATCACAGAATTCGCTCCTATGGTCACTCCCTTCCCTACCCTCAAAGGTGGCAGTTTTTTCTCTTCTGTAATAGCAGATATAGACGATTTAAAAGGCTTTTTCCCAAGAATTGCCCCATCGAAAATAACACAACCTCCCTCCACCACGGTTCCTTCCTTGATGATCACGTTGTGGCCAATAGTAACATTGTCTCCTATGACAACTCCGTCCTCTATCACTACATCGTGACCCAGTTTCACGTTTTTCCCGATCCTTGCGCTATCAGATATGAAACCCACCTCTCTCCCTCCCTGCAAGCTTTTCAAGGTAGATTCTATCACCTTCTGGGTTTACAAACATTTAACATTAAAATTCTCCTCCGTCTTTCCGATTAATATGATGGAAAAACCCGGCGCCGGGTACAGGGAAGTAAAAACCTTCACACGGAGGTGAGCGGTTTATGAGGATCAATCATAATATCAGTGCATTGAACGCCTGGAGAAGCATTAATCAGACTCAGTACAGCATGAGTAAAACCCTTGAAAGACTCTCCTCTGGTTTGAGGATCAACAGAGCTGGTGACGATGCAGCTGGTCTTGCGATAAGCGAAAAGATGAGAGGTCAGATCAGGGGTTTGAACATGGCAATTAAGAATGCTCAGGACGCCATTTCCTTGATCCAGACAGCAGAAGGAGCACTCACAGAAGTTCACTCTATTCTTCAGAGAATGAGAGAACTCGCAGTTCAGGCAGCATCCGATACGAATACCGACGTTGACAGAGAGCAGATTCAGAAAGAAATCGATCAGCTCAGAGAAGAAATCGATAGAATCGCAAGAACAACAGAATTCAACACCAAGAAACTTCTCGATGGAAAACTTGAAAGCTTCAGGAGTGAAGTT encodes:
- a CDS encoding acyltransferase; protein product: MGFISDSARIGKNVKLGHDVVIEDGVVIGDNVTIGHNVIIKEGTVVEGGCVIFDGAILGKKPFKSSISAITEEKKLPPLRVGKGVTIGANSVIYRGSVLGDFVFVGDLVVIREEVEIGDHTVVGKGVTVENKTKIGKYVKIETNAYITALSTIEDYCFVAPEVTFTNDNFLGRTEERKKFFKGPTLKKGARVGANATILPGVVIGEDALVAAGAVVTKDVPPRKIVMGIPARVIKDVPENQLLENQLYYKEE